Within Actinomycetota bacterium, the genomic segment TCCCGCAGGTGCCAGTCCGTGGCTTGCTGGTACTGCGACACGACCGACAGCAGGACCTCCTCGCTCCACTCCCGCCCTATCAGCTGGGCCCCCACAGGCAGGCCCCCGGCAGTGAAGCCCACGGGGAAGGCGACCGCCGGAAGGCCCACAAGGTTGACCGGCATCGTGCACCGGGCGATGCCGGCTCCAACCTCGTTCACCGCTCCTCGCTCGACGTCTCGATCGAGGGGATCCATCGGCACCGCCGGCATCGGGGTGGCCGGTGAGATCAGCACGTCACACAGCGTCAGCAGCCACTCGAACGCGCGCGCGACCCGGCGCCGGGTCTGCACGTGGCCGGCGTAGTCGCGGCCGCTTACCCCCTGTCCGATCTCGAGCACGCGGGACACGTCTGAGCCGACGTCCGCTGATTCGGACAAGTGCCCGTGGTGGTGGGCCAGATGTGCGGCGGCGATCGCCGCCACTGCTTCGCGTGCCTCGTCGGGATCGGGGCCGTCCATCTCGTCGACGCGCGCTCCCATGTCTTCCATGGCTCTGGCTGCGGCCTCGACGGCCGATCTCGTGTCCGGGTGCGCGGGAGAGAGGTACCCGGTCAGGATGCCCACCTTCGTCCCCATCATCGGCTGTGGTTCCGGAGGCAGCGATGGATCCTGCCGGGACCAGAGGTCGTCCGGATCGAAGCCGGCGAGGATGCGGTGGACCGTGAGGCAGTCCTCGGCGGTCCTCGCGAGAGGGCCGGCGGTGTCCAGAGGCGGTGCGTAAGGCATCGCGCCCCGCATGCTCACCGCGCCGTGCGTCGGCTTGAGTCCGGTGAGTCCGCAGAACGATGCGGGGATCCGGATCGACCCGAGTGTGTCGCTGC encodes:
- a CDS encoding amidase, encoding MRTLAENAVLVQSGQASPQELLEESLEAISRVQPTLNPFTCVMDEQARERAARRPPGPLSGVPVAVKDLFDIRGLPTTGCCAAYQGRVGAADSAVVERLTEAGAVVVAKTNQHELAVGGTNSASSFGPAWNPWAPGRSPGGSSGGSAAAVSSGAVPVAIGSDTLGSIRIPASFCGLTGLKPTHGAVSMRGAMPYAPPLDTAGPLARTAEDCLTVHRILAGFDPDDLWSRQDPSLPPEPQPMMGTKVGILTGYLSPAHPDTRSAVEAAARAMEDMGARVDEMDGPDPDEAREAVAAIAAAHLAHHHGHLSESADVGSDVSRVLEIGQGVSGRDYAGHVQTRRRVARAFEWLLTLCDVLISPATPMPAVPMDPLDRDVERGAVNEVGAGIARCTMPVNLVGLPAVAFPVGFTAGGLPVGAQLIGREWSEEVLLSVVSQYQQATDWHLREPPDAHGQAR